TTGGCTCTGGGGATCATCCATTCATCCGCACTTCGAAGGGCAGGGTGGATGTGGATGGTTATCTGTCTTTGTGCAGCTTCatgaggggtgggggggggttCCTCTCCCTGCTGCTATCCACTGGTTGTTGTTGCCCCACCCACAGGATATGGGCATTTGCTGGCTCTGGGGTGCCTGGCTGGGCGATTTGGTGTGATTGCTGACCTGCTGCCTGGTTGGCTTGGACATTTTTGTTGCATTGGGGCTCCACCGATTGCGCCCAGGTCATTTCCTCGGATTGTGCTGGGATGGCCGGCCTCTGCCAGGGTCAGCTGCCTAGTGCCTCTGGTTCTTTAGCACTCCTGCCTTTTAGCCGTGGGCTTCCCTCTTCCTTAAACCGGCGGGGACACACTTTGGCCTCGGATTTTCAACACTCTTGGGGGACTGGGTGGGGTCTTCCCCTGTCTGTCTCTCGTCCCCAGGGGACGTTGTTGCAGTCTCTCACCCTCATTATCAAGTACGTTTCATGACAAACACCCATGCACAGGCACTcacattctttctttctctctctgtttcacacagacactcacacacacgcaaaatTGTATGTTCCTCTTGGCAAAGCAAATGTGTTTGGCACCACAAAGCATTTAGATCATGAATCTGGTTGCTAAAACTTCCAGACAGGACAGGTtactaaaaagaaagaaatatatttacttagAGGATTGTTAGTTTGTTCAATACTTATTTCACCCGCTGTATGTACACTACCGGTCAAACGTTTTAGAGCACCCCGATTTTTAGAAGATTATGCAGTTTAATGCCTCAttgcactctgaaatgaaagcatatTACAAATAAGCAATGCAAAGCACAGAAATCGTGGAATCAATTTATAGAGCAAAATGTATTCTAAACGTTTGACTCATCAAAGTAGCCACAGatataacagctgaacatgCCCGTGGCATTCTTTCTACAATAGCAATCAAATATTCTTCAAAACGTTTTTCCCATATCTGTTGCAGAAGTTCCCATAAATGTGTGGCACTTGTAGGTTGCTTTGTTTTCGctcttctgtccagttcatCCCAAACTAGCTTGATGAATAGTAAGTCTGGAGACTGTGCTGGTCACTCCATGTTTTCAAGCTTaccatcttgttcttttttcctgagGTAATCGATTTTCTTGCTATAGGATGAGCTCTTGACCAACTAGGCACATATCAGACGGTACTGCATGGTGCTGCAGAATGCTGTGGTAGCCGTTTCTGTTCAGGGTGCCTCTCACTCTGTACAAGTCACCACCCCCTGatccagcaaaacagccccaggctatcacacttcctcctccacgtttgacagttgatgccacacactgtggaacCATCCTTTTGCTTACTTGATAGCATCCAAAGATTCCTTGTGATGAACCAAagatttcaaattttgattcatcagtccattttccagtcttctgtagTCCAGTGGCAGCGTTTCATGGCCCAGGCAAGCCtctttgttttattctgacGTCTTAGCGAGGGCTTTCTTTCTGCAGCTTGTCCTGTCAAACCTACAGCTTGAAGGTTTTCTTCACAGTTGAAACTGAGAATTGCTTACTACAGTTGCTATTAAGCTGTGCTTGAAGCTGTTGTCCTGTATGCCGCAAGCTGTTAACTCTCAGAAACTTGTTCTCTGATTCAGTTGTGGCTTTGCATCTGCCAGACCTCTTCCCGTCAGAGTTTGCCCCAGTTTATGAGTGCCACTGTACTCACTGACACCTTGACTTTCTTTGCAATTTATCTGTAGGAAGACGTACATTTTTAAGTGTTATGCTGGTGTGGCTCTCTTCCATTGtccattttgttttttgcactgttttttttttttttagcaacacACTACTTTCTGCAGTACAGTGCTGTTCAACTGATGCTCACGAGGGTACGGTACCACAGTGTGTTCCTACACTGCTGTTATGCAGACAGAGGGGGTTGTAAGTAATCCAGAAAAGTTGGAACACCTGTAGGAATTAGTTGCACTAGCTTTCAAGGCTTGATCAACCTCCATTGCTGCCGAACAGCTgcacttttttcagttttgggtaaccttaccttttttttttaacctctggcaGTTCACCACGTACCTTTGTACCATTTCAAGCTATTCATTGGAGTAGAACTACTTGAACTGcaataaataactggaaaaattgGGGTGTTCTAAAACGTTTGACTGGTAGTGCTAAGTTAAATTCACAGTAATATCTCTGCAGTACTCAAGAGTTTCTCAGTAATTCTCAGTAACAACTAGGATTCAGTACTAAATGACCTGTTACtgtcattaaattaaataaagttaacttttttgtaaaaacacaaaagctacAGCTTACTTGAGACGGCACGAGTTCTGGTGGTTAGGCTGGTATGAATTCCCCCAGAGCCTACATTATCTCCTTGAAAAATCCATGCTGATGAGTGGAATGTTTCTGTATAAAAGCCCCTGTCTTCATTTTCTTGAAATGCTATGTCCATAGAAGGCGTGTCCTCTGATACtagcaaaacaaagaaagacacAAATCAAACAAACGAACACTAAACAGCACAATTCATTACATATAGATGCATTTCTATATCTGCAGTTGTCAAATCAGCAAAGAAGtgtaaggagcttggaaagaaagcgaCTTAAATTTTGAATACCTGTCCACCTGGTTGTATAAAACTGAAGAAACTTCGCAGATGAGATGTGAAACATCTTcacaaaacttaaagaagtccagtcactTTTTATGGATAATAAACAGATAATACAGCATTCTGCTTGCACCACTTACAGGACTGGCAGATCAAATTTAATCACTAAACTTACTCTTTATGACATTTTTTCCCTGACATTTGTTCAAGCTTTCCATCAAAGTCACCTGATTCCTCTGTGATGTCACTGGTGATTGAGCTTCCTCCAACAGAGCTCCACTGCTTGCTCTCTTTGAAGAGCTTTCGCCTTTTAGCCAAGTGTTCAGAGCCACTTGTTTCCGAATCTTTATGAACCACAGGCTTCAGATGCTCCTTGATCTCTAAAGAAGCTGGGAATGGTCATGAAGAATCACAAATAGGTGAGTTTTACATAACTAATTGGCTGAAACGAATTTAAATGAATATGAATGGAAATAACTTACATTTAGATACAAACTGTTTTTCAGTCCTGTTAGTTTTACTAAGCGTCTCTTTTGCAAGGACCTCTGTGTCTTTAAAATCTTTTGCTGGACCTGGTGATATGCTTGCAGGTTGTCTTGAATTTTCTGTGTCGATTTCCAGATAATCTGTCCTCTCATTTATCAGTGGGAGAATAGGGTCGGTATCTTCCATGTTTTCACTAGTTGGTTTAGGTTTAATGTCCTCTGTAACCTCATTTAAGTTTAATGATTCTACATCTAAGTCCTGCAAGAGGGACATGCATGGGTCGTCCACAGCATTTCTAAAATCCCTCTTTAGACAACTATCCAGGGATAATTGTGAGTCCCTCTGCAAGAGACTTGGCTCAAATGCACCATCTGTTATTGTCTGAACTGAGAACTTGCTATATCCGGGTAAAAAAGAGACTGAATCCTTCTGGTTTGCATTTTTAACCTCATTGTTTGCAGGTAGTATTTCTGGGTGACTCTGTAGCATATGTTCCTCTGAGCCACTGCAGGATGGAGGGATGACTTGTATAGAAAAAGCTCTTCGAGTTAGCTCTTCTGTAAGGGGCTCTGGACTGTGATATTCTCCTTCTCCAAATTCTTGGTCAAATCCACTGTCTGCTACTTCACATTGATCAACAGTATATTCACAATCATCAGTGTCTAGACTTTCCATATCCTTATAAATGCTCAAGTTAGTATCATGTTGACTGTTGAAGTCATGTCTTTCACAGTGTTCAGTGTTCATGATGATTTCAGGATTAATCTCAGAACCAGTCACATAGAATGGACTGAGCAATGGCTGTGCTCTGGCATGGCTGTCTAGAATTTCCGGAACTTGTTTTAAACTCCCTTTGGTTTGTGAAAATGTATCATTTTCTAATCCAAATGCAGATAACCTGTCATCGCCCTTTTCAGTCCTTTCTAGCTTCTCTGTCTGGAGGGGAAGTGAGCACATGACCAAAGAGGAAAAAGATTCTCTGTAAGGTAGCTGGAGATCTTCCTGCATCAGTCCTAGACCCTGTGACATCCCAGGAAATGTTTGACGTCTTTTCTTGGGTAATGAACATACTTTGTGTTCGACGGTGGCAATACTATTATTTCTAATCCAGGATTTTCTTTTCTGACTATTGATGAAGTCTTTCATGAAGCTAGACCTGTTGGTAGACATCAAGGGTCTCATGAACACTGGGTCATAATTGTCAGATTGTGATAACTCATCAAAAGAAGGTGGCAGACcccctctttcttcttcttgtgcaCAAAATAGACATTGAAGTTCCTCAGTGGAGGTCAAGTCTCCTCGTTTATCAACAGCTGGACTAGAAGTGTTGATTCTACAAGAAGCTAAGTCTTGTGTCAGACCTTCTAAACTATTGTTTTTAATATCTGCAAACTCTTGGGGTGGGGGGATGTGCCAGAACCCATCACCAGAACTGAGACTTGTATGGAAACTTTGCCTCTTTTCTTGAGGTTTAATATTTAACAGCAGCGGTGGGCTTGATAGATGATCTGCCAGTTTAAAGTCTCCCGATCCTTGTTGTTTGTCATCACTACAGCATTGACTGCAGTCTGGATTGTCCCATATATTTGCAGATCTGGCACATTTTGAATCACAATAAGGCTCAGTTTGTTTACTTGTGGTTCCAGTGTGATCTTTGTCAttattgttgtgatttttttcctcatcaGTGACATTATCCAATGGTTGTTCAGAAGACTCATTGTCTGGCATCCATGTCTCCTCAAATTTGCTCTTAAAAACCTCAGTACTGGACCAGCTTTTATTCATGAAAACAAGTGTGGTCTTGTTGCCAGATGTATTAAGCTGAAGTTTTAAATGTGATCCAGTGCAGTTAATATTCAGGATGTTAGTAACTGGAATTGGTGAGTGGATTTGATTTTCAGATAAGGGTTCTTGTGACTGCTGAAACATAATATTTGGTGATGaatctcctgttacagaaactgAGGTTACTATTTTCACTCCGTTCTTCTCGTCCTTTGTTGTTTTGGTATAAATACTCTTTTGGTGTGCAAATGAATTCAAGTGATAATCTTGCTTAAATCTTTTCTCCTTGGGTTCAGGATTGTTGTATTTTTCCTCATCTTCAGATCTTGACAGTACATTTTCCTTTCGAAAAGAGTCTGTTTCTCCCTTTTCAACAATGTCATCTTTGGTGCAGACAGTGCTTTTGTTCTGCTTTTTAAAGATGTATGGTGAGATACTCtctgaaagaaaaagcaaaatagTGAAATAATTATATTAGAGGATGTTTGACAGTACAAGTATTATAGTGCTTACTCATAGTTTGTTCTggtttctttctaatattgtaggCCCTTTACTGTAACAATATAAAgctcaaatgctgttgtgagttagtgctacataaataaaatgatataaCACAATTTTCCCAACACTACAAAATTACTTTGGAACTGGTGAATTTCATTCTGGGGTTGCTTGATTGTTGGATACCTCATGCATTGAGGTTTAAGTACTGATCAATACttttgcttgtttattttaGCTTTTTCTCCATAAAGTTAAAAGCCCATTAGGATTCAACATTATACTAGTTATGCCATAAAACCCACTATTATGAAGCTGCTATTAGTCCTCTACCGGTCTCAAGAAGTACTTGCACGTTGTATGCACGTGTGGAGAAAAATGTGAATCAGCTAAGCACAAGATTAACCTCACTGCGTCCTCCCAAGCTCCAACTCACGTTTGTTGCTGCTggagctcttcctcctcttgctATTTCTCCTTCTCCCCCTCTTGCTCATTCTGAAATCCACCACAGTCTCACATCCGCtgggaaacaaaacactgaacgaAGACAAACAAGTGTTGTATTTTTTATGGGTATATGTACACATTTTGGCTCAATACATTTTCAGATTCCAGACTAAGCAGATCATATGTCAGTTTGCTCTGActgttttaatgaatgttttgcTTGGCATTTTTTACACTGACATGAAAGCAATtattaaagaaacagaaaatgtaaatcaTTAAGATGCTTAATTTTCAGTATTTAtcaccattttttaaaaaaaatacaaacactaGTAATTATTGAAATGTCTAATTACTGTTGAACAAACTGATACAAAAGGAAAAATTATAACCTGGCAATATCCAGTTATGTACAGAAAGTTTATGCACTGGTATATAATCCTGTGCAACTCAGTTAACATGTGCATCAAACAGTTTCCTGCTTaagaagcaaaaaacaaacaaacaaaaaaacctcctTTTGTCTGAATGAGCACCATctataaacagataaaacatcAAAGTGTGTTAACAAGTTAGAGCTGAcacctggttttgttttgtttttttgttttttgttttgtttttctgagaaAGACAAGAGATGATTTTCAATAAACGACAATAATGTCAGTAAAGTCAGACATGTGACTTATTCAAATGTGAAAATTAGAGCtgttagtaggggtgcaacgatattcgtatcgatattgaaccgttcgatacagtgctttcggttcggtacgcgtatgtatcgaacaatacaacatttgtaatttattttatcaactttccttctgacgatgctgtctgtgtggagcgctcagtgtatctgcgttcgactactccgcctaggctgcactgtcgagcgcagatccactgagcgctcaacacagacagcatagtcagaaggaagagcgcagggcacctcccccaccctcattcagatctggcgtttggaattattttggttttcatgtgacgtatgaccctgaaggtaagcgcgtcatggactaaagtaaaacagtatgttggatgtgccatgcaatgctcaattacatgggtgggaactagtgtgttagcgcagttagctcgttaacgtgttggccgtctagccccatgcacggggcgatcggcggtagctcgttaacggagatttgccatgttgtggtgttaaggtcatttcaacgagattaacctgaaagcactagtgggaacacaacgaatatgactgcacatttacgccgacatcatcctagtgcaaagacaaaaacaacaagcatgctactaactttagccgagtcatttagacagctgttagcacatgattctccttatgctgctgagaatataaccCAGAAGAAGcagatagtatagcttttattttggaaagagacatttctctgtaataaactctctttttccAAAGATgcatgattcctcaatcagatacagggcttgcaatatcgctagcctgacgtcctggggctagcgattttttcagtcgggctaccaaaatctatctctgccctgcccgtcgggctattgtaggaaaaatatatgtcaatgcttttgcattctttcagaaatgtagctgggtaattatgtcattggcatcggtgagccactgtcaatatgtgacatattgaagtcgcgtttgaatttgcgcttgtttttttgctttcactttgcaatcgtgtgaactgtgtatagagagcgacagcactgatctgtgagtgatgataatttgtgcaccaattcctctgacatcgtcttattaatcgttagcttactatgcaaacatgacaagtgaaatctcccgcagcttaaacatgtgagaggttgatcgcgcagagaatcgctgagcttatgtgagtccgtgtgtaaaagcagcaggatttatatttgactacgatgacctggatgactgagaaccttcacagacagatatatattttagttctgctgagccaaataagacaggtcagggtgaagaagtgacagccaaagaaaagcttaccacaaaacggagaagttatgacaaatcagactataaggcaaaaagaaagtgcagctttatggtttcatggacaaaataatttctgtggctgcaatatgacaagctaaaaaacaacacgcacaagggttagggttaaatttaaaaactgtacttttgagttaaaatatatatttataattttaataaatgacaaattaaaaaggcatgaacattttttttgtatcgaaaaaatatcgaaccgtgacaccaaagtatcgaaccgaaccgaaccgtgaattttgtgtatcgttgcacccctagctGTTAGGTTACTATGTTTAATGTTAGAAAGCTTTGCTCTATAGGGATCATGTTGACCAAGTaaacttattttaaaaatagaaaaacatctGACTTACCTATTGATGTGATATCCTGATGACTGCTATCAAACCTTTATGTAGCAGACATGAAAAGATAGACAGACTGCCGGCGAACAGCTGCTTCTTTTCCACTGTCTACATTGCCTGTGTCTCTCAGACTGTTCCAGTTCTTATTGTTTCTATTCTTGATACTAAGCAGCTTATTACGCTTAATCTTGTCAGCCACTGATGATGCAGTACTAAGCCTGCTTATTCAGCTATACTTTTTCACTGGTCAATTGAAAGCAGAAAGCACATGATGCACATTTTTTCCTACATGTTTAAAAAGCATTCACCCCTATCTCTCTATGTCCTTTTTTCACAATACCAACTGTGAATAACTACCTCCCTTTTGCTCAACGATTCCTgcaattatttactttttttaaatgtttatattacACTTTGCAGAGCCAAAGCAAAGTGTTGAGTTTCACTAAAAAGACTATTGCCTTTTTGATGAAGGTGCTAAAGTATGGATGCCTCTAAAGAGAAATAGGATCATAACAGAACAGTTATATTAGCAGGACATTAGTTGTaattaaaagaattttaaattcaattctgaaTTTCAACAAAGGTCAACAAGAATGGTGACAATAGACCTTAGTTGCTGCATTCTAAACAAACTGAAGATAAGCTACAGATTTTAGATCAGTTGGAgagaaattcaattcaattcaattttatttatatagcgtcaaatcacaacaaaagtcgcctcaaggcgcttcataggtacagagaaaaacccaacaatcatatgaccccctatgagcaagcactttggcgacagtgggaaggaaaaactcccttttaacaggaagaaaccaggctcaggaaggggcggggccatctgctgtgaccggttggggtgagagaaggaagacaggataaaagacatgctgaggaagagagacagaggttaataacagatatgattcaatgcaggaTGAGAAAGGAACCAGGTCAGAGCAGTTTCCACTTCGGGTAAGGAGACCAGACAATACAAGCATGCAACCTTTGCTTTTTACTTTATAAAACATTCCAAAAGGTAAATCTGGCTTCCTTACACAGACATGGAATtaatggggttaggttaattggttattCTAAGTGTCcaaaggtgtgaatgtgagtgtgaataatTGGCATACAAAAGGAGTCACTATGTTTGTTTCCTACTGTTACCAGTTTGCTCAAGTTGGCAAAAAACAAAGGagagtccacacacacactttttccaGTTTATTTAATTGAACAGGCAATAAATTGTTAAAGTGTTAGGTATCAGTAGTGCATGGACGAGGGTAAGTACATGCAAGGTGTTGAATAAGGATGCAAGAACCAAAAGATAGCCTAACAAACCAGCACAATGGTGGAGCGGTAGATGGCGCCCAGAGAGAGCGAATAAACCAAAAGCAGGCTTTTTGCCCTTGGCCACTTCTGATGACCCACACAAGCtgtcaggtttatattgttgattgtcattatgcttagaaatatttactcatatatatatatatatatatatatatatatatatatatatatatatatatatatatatatatatatatattaggggtgcaacgatattcgtatcgatattgaaccgttcgatacagtgctttcggttcggtacgcatatgtatcgaacaatacatcagatcatcagaaactttattgtcattgtcatgagaacaacgaaattaagaatggtccccgatcattgcatcggggaccattcttacaaaatttttaatttattttatcaactttccttctgacgatgctgtctgtgttgagcgctcagtgaatctgcgttcgactactccgcctaggctcgacagtgcagcctaggcggagtagtcaaacgcagattcactgagcgctcaacacagacagcatcatcagaaggaagagcgcagggcaagctagcgagacagaagttaagctctccttacaacatggacctcccgcaccctcattcagatctggcgtttggaattattttggttttcatgtgacgtatgaccctgaaggtaagcgagtcatgcactaaagtaaaacagtatgttggatgtgccatgcaatgctcaattacatgggtgggagctagtgtgttagcgcagttagctcgttaacgtgttggccgtctagccccatgcacggggcgatcggcggtagctcgttaacggagatttgccgtgttgtggcgttaaggtaatttcaacgagattaacgctgacagcactagtgggaacacaacgaatatgactgcacatttacgccgacatcatcctagtgcaaagacaagtggaagcagaaaaaaagcaagcaagcatgctactaactttagccgagtcatttagacagctgttagcacatgattctccttatatgtttaatatgctgctgagaatatagcccagaagaagcggatagtatagcttttattttggaaagagacatttctctgtaataaactctctttttccaaagatgagtgattcctcaatcagatacagggctcgcaatatcgctagcccgacgtcccggggctagcgatcttttcagtcgggctaccaaaatctatctcttccctgcccgtcgggctattgtaggaaaaatatatgtcaatgcttttgcattctttcagaaatgtagctgggtaattatgtcattggcatcggtgagccactgtcaatatgtgacatattgaaatcgcgtttgaatttgcgcttgtttttttgctttcactttgcaatgacagcactgatctgtgagtgatgataatttgtgcaccaattcctctgacatcgtcttattaatcgttagcttactatgcaaacatgacaagtgaaatctcccgcagcaagcttaaacatgtgagaggttgatcgcgcagagaatcgctgagcttatgtgagtgcgtgtgtaaaagcagcaggatttatatttgactacgatgacctggatgactgagaaccttcacagacagatatatattttagttctgctgagccaaataagacaggtcagggtgaagaagtgacagccaaagaaaagcttaccacaaaacggagaagttatgacaaatcagactataaggcaaaaagaaagtgcagctttatggtttcatggacaaaagaatttctgtggctgcaatatgacgagctaaataaccagggctgcacataagtggtccgcaggtgcgcattcgctgtcaaaataaaaaacacgcacaagggttagggttaaatttaaaaactgtacttttgagttaaaatatatatttataattttaataaatgacaaattaaaaaggcatgaacattttttttgtatcgaaaaaatatcgaaccgtgacaccaaagtatcgaaccgaaccgaaccgtgaattttgtgtatcgttgcacccctaatatatatatatatacatacatatatggtGTCCAGATTGAGGGGCTATTAAATAGCCCCTCGGCAGTCCGATTGAAGTTGACTGCCTCACTAC
The Maylandia zebra isolate NMK-2024a linkage group LG7, Mzebra_GT3a, whole genome shotgun sequence DNA segment above includes these coding regions:
- the pdzph1 gene encoding uncharacterized protein pdzph1, with product MSKRGRRRNSKRRKSSSSNKQSISPYIFKKQNKSTVCTKDDIVEKGETDSFRKENVLSRSEDEEKYNNPEPKEKRFKQDYHLNSFAHQKSIYTKTTKDEKNGVKIVTSVSVTGDSSPNIMFQQSQEPLSENQIHSPIPVTNILNINCTGSHLKLQLNTSGNKTTLVFMNKSWSSTEVFKSKFEETWMPDNESSEQPLDNVTDEEKNHNNNDKDHTGTTSKQTEPYCDSKCARSANIWDNPDCSQCCSDDKQQGSGDFKLADHLSSPPLLLNIKPQEKRQSFHTSLSSGDGFWHIPPPQEFADIKNNSLEGLTQDLASCRINTSSPAVDKRGDLTSTEELQCLFCAQEEERGGLPPSFDELSQSDNYDPVFMRPLMSTNRSSFMKDFINSQKRKSWIRNNSIATVEHKVCSLPKKRRQTFPGMSQGLGLMQEDLQLPYRESFSSLVMCSLPLQTEKLERTEKGDDRLSAFGLENDTFSQTKGSLKQVPEILDSHARAQPLLSPFYVTGSEINPEIIMNTEHCERHDFNSQHDTNLSIYKDMESLDTDDCEYTVDQCEVADSGFDQEFGEGEYHSPEPLTEELTRRAFSIQVIPPSCSGSEEHMLQSHPEILPANNEVKNANQKDSVSFLPGYSKFSVQTITDGAFEPSLLQRDSQLSLDSCLKRDFRNAVDDPCMSLLQDLDVESLNLNEVTEDIKPKPTSENMEDTDPILPLINERTDYLEIDTENSRQPASISPGPAKDFKDTEVLAKETLSKTNRTEKQFVSKSSLEIKEHLKPVVHKDSETSGSEHLAKRRKLFKESKQWSSVGGSSITSDITEESVSEDTPSMDIAFQENEDRGFYTETFHSSAWIFQGDNVGSGGIHTSLTTRTRAVSIRERTVKISKGTGEYPWGFRIQFSKPIVVTEVDTNGAAEEAGLMLGDYVLAVNGIDVTSIPHSEAADLARQGPDVLTLTVGSDIARGPNAPRPACRGYLHKRTQSGLIKGWRKRWFVLTHDCCLYYYRHKRDEGKRQALSAIKMEGAEVGPDTSLGKPFVFKCHPQSGFRVYFFCATSNQEMKRWLEAMEKSTHTITQNHVWVDVTKHNSNLPPLAVKNPDCLGLLHKMDKSKDSWVQHYCILKDGCLYLYSGIRATHAQGGIYLQGYMVREQSYGAKNSIIELKPPSDEFRTFYLCAENANENKRWIIAIKASIKKWLPLHQALQHYMNGPPEETRM